CGGAGGGGGCAGGCACTGGGTCGCCGAAGCAGCGGTTGCCGGGCGATCGGTGGGGGATTCGCTGGGTTGTTCCATCACGTTCCTTCTGCTCGGCGGCCCGTGTGGTGAGCGAAATGCTCACCACACGGGCCACACGCCCGGCGCTCGGCTCACGAAGGCCGAGGAAACGTCAGGCGGAACCGGGCGCATTCAGAAGTGGCCGCTCGAAGCTTTTCGGCGGTCGCTCCTCAGTCAGTTGCCGTTGTTCCCGTTGTTCCCGTTGTTGCCGTTGTTGCCGTTGTTGCCGTTGTTCCCGTTGCCGCCGTTGTCACCGTTGCCGCGGTTGTCACCGCCACCGATGAGCCCTGTCGTGAGGCCGATGTCTCCGATGATCACCGGGTTGAAGGTCGCGTTCTGGGTGCAGTAGCCGAACGTGCCCCCCCTGCAGCTGTGGACGAGGTTGTACTCGCGGTAGTCCTTGTCATGCTCCGTTCCGTCGTCGTCGTGCGCCGAGGACGGCGTGCTGCTCTGGATGTGCGCCCAGGGGCGCTCCCATCCCAGTGCCTGGGAGGCGGTGACCGTACCCAGGGAGACGCTGAGCACGGAGGCTCCCACCAGCAACGCTCGAATGGCCCGCATGACGCTCCTTCACCTCTTTCCACGGGATTTATGACTCCCGCGGGTTTAAGCGGAGATTAGAGCAATCCTGGACCAGAAAATCAATTGATGTGGCCGTGAGATGCGGTCGGGAAATAAAAAATACGTCAGACGGGCAGTCTCTCATCATATTTTTCGAATTGATTTTCCTGCCGGGCCTGAACTGATTGGGGAATTAATTGTGTACGTGTTCGCCAAACACGGGATCGGACCTCGTGACCGAACTGCTTCCCCTCGTCCCAGAACGGGATCGTCCAGATGGGCGCGCGCCGATCCGGAGCTCGCCGGCTACAGGGGTGCCCTGGAGAGGGAAGGGTGGAAGCCGGGGCTATGACGTGGCCCCGGGGCAGCGGCTCGCCGCGCTCCGCGTTTGACCTGCGTCACGTCCGGGGTATTCTCTCCGGCTCGATTGGCGGAGGGGGTGGCCCATATGGCAGACTAGCGGGGTTGCTCGGTCGAGTGTTGATGCTGCGCGCCTCCCGCCGGGAGGACCGGAAGCGAGTCCCACAGTACTCGTCGTCCCAACTGCCTGATGGCAGCGCTGGGACGGACGTACGGGAATCTTTCGGGAAGTGTCAGTGCAGCGCCGACCAGGCACCCGGTGGGCCTTTCGTCCCCGGCTTGCGGTTCCGGAAGGGCCGTGCTTTCCCGGCAGGGATGTTCGAACAAGGGGCATCTGTGTCGGCGACAGTGCGACACACCCGACCGCGTGGGTCGGAGGGGCGATGAACGGGAACACCCGGTTCCAGAGCGTTAGAAGAGACAGGACTACTGAGTAGCCATGGCGGGACAGAAGATCCGCATCCGGCTCAAGGCCTACGACCACGAGGTCATCGACAGCTCGGCGAAGAAGATCGTCGAGACGGTGACGCGTACTGGTGCGTCGGTCGCGGGCCCGGTGCCGCTGCCCACTGAGAAGAACGTGTACTGCGTCATCAAGTCGCCGCACAAGTACAAGGACTCGCGCGAGCACTTCGAGATGCGCACGCACAAGCGCCTGATCGACATTCTCGACCCGACGCCCAAGACCGTTGACTCTCTGATGCGACTCGACCTCCCGGCCGGTGTCGACATCGAGATCAAGCTCTAGGGGCCGGTGATCTGAGAATGGCTAAGCAGATCAAGGGCATCCTGGGCGAGAAGCTCGGCATGACGCAGGTGTGGGACGAGAACAACCGTGTTGTTCCGGTCACCGTCGTCAAGGCCAGCCCCAACGTCGTGACCCAGGTCCGTACGAACGACAGTGACGGCTACGAGTCGGTCCAGATCGCCTTCGGCGAGATCGACCCGCGCAAGGTGAACAAGCCCCTCAAGGGTCACTTCGCCAAGGCCGACGTCACCCCCCGTCGCCACCTCGTCGAGATCCGCACCGCGGACGCCTCCGAGTACACGCTGGGCCAGGAGATCACCGCTGAGGTGTTCGAGGCCGGCGTGAAGGTCGACGTGACCGGCAAGAGCAAGGGCAAGGGCTTCGCCGGTGTCATGAAGCGTCACAACTTCAAGGGCCTCGGCGCCGGACACGGCACCCAGCGCAAGCACCGCTCGCCCGGTTCCATCGGTGGCTGCGCCACCCCGGGCCGCGTGTTCAAGGGCCTCCGCATGGCGGGTCGCATGGGCAACGAGCGTGTCACCACCCAGAACCTGACCGTCCACGCCGTTGACGCGGAGAAGGGTCTGCTGCTCATCAAGGGCGCCGTCCCCGGTCCGAACGGCGGCCTCGTCCTGGTCCGCACCGCGGCCAAGGGGGCCTGAGGTACCGATGAGCACTGTTGACATCCTTTCGCCTGCAGGCGAGAAGACCGGAAGCGTCGAGCTCCCCGCGGAGATCTTCGGCGTGGAGAAGATCAGCATCCCGCTGATCCACCAGGTCGTCGTCGCGCAGAACGCCGCGGCCCGTCAGGGCACGCACAAGACCAAGCGCCGCGGTGAAGTCCGCGGTGGTGGTAAGAAGCCTTACCGCCAGAAGGGCACCGGCCGCGCGCGCCAGGGCTCGACCCGCGCGCCGCAGTTCGCCGGCGGTGGCGTCGTCCACGGCCCGCAGCCGCGTGACTACTCGCAGCGGACCCCGAAGAAGATGAAGGCTGCCGCTCTGCGTCACGCCCTCACCGACCGGGCCCGCCACAACCGCATTCACGTCGTCACCGGCGTGATCGAGGGCGAGACCGCTTCCACGAAGGCCGCTCGCACGCTGTTCGGCAAGATCTCGGAGCGCAAGAACCTGCTCCTGGTCGTCGACCGCGCCGACGAGGCCGCGTGGCTGTCCGCCCGCAACCTGCCCCAGGTGCACATCCTGGAGCCGGGCCAGCTGAACACGTACGACGTGATCGTCTCGGACGACGTGGTCTTCACCCAGGCCGCTCTCGAGTCCTTCGTCGCCGGCCCGAAGGCCAACGACACCGAAGGGAGTGACGCCTGATGGCTACGCGTCACCCGAGCATCGCCTCCAAGGCGGCCAAGGTCGCCAAGGCCGCGCGCGTCGCCAAGGCGAAGCGCCACGCCACCGAGGGCAAGAACACCGTCGTCACCGCGCCCAGCAAGGCGTACACGGACCCCCGTGACGTGCTGCTGAAGCCGGTCGTGTCGGAGAAGAGCTACGCGCTCCTCGACGAGAACAAGTACACGTTCATCGTCGACCCGAACGCCAACAAGACCCAGATCAAGCAGGCCGTCCAGGCGGTCTTCTCGGTCAAGGTCACCGGGGTCAACACGATCAACCGCCAGGGCAAGCGCAAGCGCACCAAGACCGGTTTCGGTCAGCGCGCGAGCACCAAGCGCGCGATCGTGACCCTCGCTGAGGGCGACCGTATCGACATCTTCGGCGGTCCGACCGCCTAAGGGCGGTCCGGATCGTCCGATATCGGACGAGGACTGAGAAATGGGAATCCGCAAGTACAAGCCGACTACGCCGGGCCGTCGTGGCTCCAGCGTCGCCGACTTCGTCGAGGTCACGCGGTCCACGCCGGAGAAGTCGCTGGTTCGCCCCCTGCACAGCAAGGGCGGCCGTAACAATTCCGGTCGTGTGACCGTTCGCCACCAGGGTGGCGGACACAAGCGCGCCTACCGCGTCATCGACTTCCGTCGCCATGACAAGGACGGCGTGCCGGCGAAGGTCGCGCACATCGAGTACGACCCCAACCGCACCGCGCGCATCGCGCTGCTGCACTACGCGGACGGCGAGAAGCGCTACATCCTCGCCCCGCGCAACCTGCAGCAGGGCGACCGTGTCGAGAACGGTCCCGGGGCCGACATCAAGCCGGGCAACAACCTGGCGCTCCGCAACATCCCGGTCGGTACCACGATCCACGCGATCGAGCTCCGTCCCGGTGGCGGCGCCAAGTTCGCCCGCTCCGCCGGTGCCTCCGTGCAGCTGCTCGCGAAGGAGGGCTCGATGGCCCACCTCCGCATGCCGTCCGGTGAGATCCGCCTGGTCGACCAGCGCTGCCGCGCCACGGTCGGCGAGGTCGGTAACGCCGAGCAGAGCAACATCAACTGGGGCAAGGCCGGCCGCAAGCGCTGGCTGGGCGTCCGCCCGACCGTCCGCGGTGTGGCGATGAACCCGGTTGACCACCCCCACGGTGGTGGTGAGGGCAAGACCTCCGGTGGTCGCCACCCGGTCAGCCCCTGGGGTCAGAAGGAGGGTCGTACTCGCTCGCCGAAGAAGGCTTCGAGCAAGTACATCGTCCGCCGCCGCAAGACGAACAAGAAGCGCTAGGAGCGGGTTTAGATGCCGCGCAGTCTCAAGAAGGGGCCCTTCGTCGACGGACACCTCGTAAAGAAGGTGGACGCCCAGAACGAAGCCGGTTCCAAGAACGTCATCAAGACCTGGTCCCGTCGCTCGATGATCGTCCCCAGCATGCTGGGCCACACGATCGCGGTGCACAACGGCAAGACCCACATTCCGGTGTTTGTCACCGAGTCGATGGTCGGCCACAAGCTCGGCGAGTTCTCGCCGACGCGCACCTTCCGGGGTCACGTCAAGGACGACCGGAAGTCGAAGCGCCGCTAGTAGCGGGGTGGAATGACCATGACAGACACTGGAAGGACAACCATGGAAGCCAGGGCCCAGGCGCGGTACATCCGCGTCACGCCCATGAAGGCCCGCCGGGTGGTGGACCTTATCCGTGGCATGGACGCCACGGAGGCTCAGGCGGTCCTGCGTTTCGCCCCGCAGGCCGCGAGCGTGCCCGTTGGCAAGGTGCTGGACAGCGCCATCGCCAACGCTGCGCACAACTACGACCACACTGACGCCGACAGCCTCGTCATCACTGAGGCGTACGTCGACGAGGGTCCGACCCTGAAGCGGTTCCGGCCGCGCGCCCAGGGCCGTGCCTACCGGATCCGCAAGCGGACCAGCCACATCACCGTGGTCGTCAGCAGCAAGGAAGGAACCCGGTAATGGGCCAGAAGGTTAACCCGCATGGGTTCCGGCTCGGCATCACCACGGACTTCAAGTCCCGTTGGTACGCCGACAAGTCGTACAAGGAATACGTCGGAGAAGACGTCGCCATCCGTCGGATGATGACGTCCGGCATGGAGCGCGCCGGCATCTCGAAGGTCGAGATCGAGCGCACCCGTGACCGCGTCCGCGTCGACATCCACACCGCGCGTCCGGGCATCGTCATCGGCCGCCGCGGCGCCGAGGCCGACCGTATCCGCGGCGACCTGGAGAAGCTGACCAAGAAGCAGGTCCAGCTGAACATCCTCGAGGTCAAGAACCCCGAGGTCGACGCTCAGCTGGTGGCCCAGGCCGTCGCCGAGCAGCTCTCCTCCCGCGTCTCCTTCCGTCGCGCCATGCGTAAGAGCATGCAGTCGGCGATGAAGGCCGGGGCCAAGGGCATCAAGATCCAGTGCGGCGGTCGCCTCGGCGGCGCCGAGATGTCCCGCTCGGAGTTCTACCGCGAGGGCCGTGTGCCCCTGCACACGCTCCGCGCGAACGTGGACTACGGCTTCTTCGAGGCCAAGACGACCTTCGGCCGCATCGGTGTGAAGGTCTGGATCTACAAGGGCGACGTCAAGAACATCGCCGAGGTCCGCGCCGAGAACGCCGCTGCCCGCGCCGGCAACCGTCCGGCCCGTGGTGGTGGCGCAGGCGCCGACCGCCCGGCCCGTGGTGGCCGTGGTGGCGAGCGCGGCGGTCGCGGTCGCAAGCCGCAGCAGGCTCCCGCTGCCGAGGCCCCCAAGGCCGAGGCTCCGGCGGCTGCCGCTCCGGCTGAGAGCACCGGAACGGAGGCCTGACCGACATGCTGATCCCCCGTAGGGTCAAGCACCGCAAGCAGCACCACCCGAAGCGCCGCGGTCAGGCCAAGGGCGGTACGACGGTTTCGTTCGGCGAGTACGGCATTCAGGCCCTCACGCCGGCGTACGTCACCAACCGCCAGATCGAAGCCGCTCGTATCGCGATGACCCGCCACATCAAGCGTGGCGGCAAGGTCTGGATCAACATCTACCCGGACCGCCCGCTCACGAAGAAGCCGGCCGAGACCCGCATGGGTTCCGGTAAGGGTTCTCCGGAGTGGTGGATCGCGAACGTGCACCCGGGACGGGTCATGTTCGAGCTGTCCTACCCCAACGAGAAGATCGCCCGTGAGGCCCTCACTCGCGCAGCGCACAAGCTGCCGATGAAGTGCCGGATCGTCAAGCGCGAGGCAGGTGAAGCGTGATGTCGGCCGGTACCAAGGCGTCCGAGCTGCGTGAACTGGGTGACGAGGAGCTTCTCAACAAGCTCCGCGAAGCCAAGGAAGAGCTGTTCAACCTCCGCTTCCAGGCGGCGACGGGTCAGCTCGAGAACCACGGTCGGCTGAAGGCCGTCCGCAAGGACATCGCGCGGATCTACACCCTGATGCGTGAGCGCGAGCTGGGCATCGAGACGGTGGAGAGCGCCTGATGAGTGAGAACAACGTGACTGAGCAGACTGCAGAGGCCCGCGGCTTCCGCAAGACCCGTGAGGGTCTCGTCGTCAGCGACAAGATGGACAAGACCGTCGTCGTCGCCGTCGAGGACCGCGTCAAGCACGCGCTGTACGGCAAGGTCATCCGCCGTACGAACAAGCTCAAGGCCCACGACGAGCAGAACGCCGCGGGCGTCGGCGACCGTGTCCTCCTCGCGGAGACCCGGCCGCTGTCCGCGACGAAGCGCTGGCGCATCGTCGAGATCCTCGAGAAGGCCAAGTAGGTAATTCCCGTAAGGGAATTCCAACAAAAATGCGCCTGCGGGGGTAATCCCGCAGGTCAGTTCCGCCAGGCTCGGGGCGGGGTCGCCGTACACAGGAGACCCCGCCCCGGGAACCGGCAGACAAACAGGAGATAGACGTGATCCAGCAGGAGTCGCGACTGCGCGTCGCCGACAACACTGGTGCGAAGGAAATCCTTTGCATCCGTGTACTCGGTGGCTCCGGTCGCCGCTACGCGGGCATCGGTGACGTCATCGTCGCCACCGTCAAGGACGCGATCCCCGGCGGCAACGTGAAGAAGGGTGACGTCATCAAGGCGGTCATCGTTCGCACCGTCAAGGAGCGCCGCCGTCCGGACGGCTCGTACATCCGCTTCGACGAGAACGCCGCCGTCATTCTGAAGAACGACGGTGACCCTCGCGGCACCCGCATCTTCGGCCCGGTCGGGCGCGAGCTGCGCGAGAAGAAGTTCATGAAGATCATCTCGCTGGCTCCGGAGGTGCTGTAAGCATGAAGATCAAGAAGGGCGACCTGGTTCAGGTCATCACGGGCAAGGACAAGGGCAAGCAGGGCAAGGTCATCGCGGCCTTCCCCCGCGAGGACCGCGTCCTGGTCGAGGGTGTCAACCGGGTCAAGAAGCACACCAAGGCCGGCCCGACCGCCAAGGGTTCGCAGGCCGGCGGCATCGTCACGACCGAGGCGCCTGTCCACGTCTCCAACGTCCAGCTGGTCGTTGAGAAGGACGGCAACAAGGTCGTCACGCGTGTGGGTTACCGCTTCGACGACGAGGGCAACAAGATCCGCGTTGCCAAGCGGACGGGTGAGGACATCTGATGGCTACCACCACGACTCCGCGTCTCAAGACGAAGTACCGCGAGGAGATCGCGGGCAAGCTGCGTGAGGAGTTCTCCTACGAGAACGTCATGCAGATCCCCGGCCTCGTCAAGATCGTGGTCAACATGGGTGTGGGCGACGCCGCCCGCGACTCCAAGTTGATGGACGGCGCCGTGCGCGACCTCACCACGATCACCGGTCAGAAGCCGGCCGTCACCAAGGCCCGCAAGTCCATCGCGCAGTTCAAGCTGCGCGAGGGTCAGCCGATCGGTGCCCACGTCACG
The Streptomyces sp. NBC_01485 genome window above contains:
- the rpsJ gene encoding 30S ribosomal protein S10; the encoded protein is MAGQKIRIRLKAYDHEVIDSSAKKIVETVTRTGASVAGPVPLPTEKNVYCVIKSPHKYKDSREHFEMRTHKRLIDILDPTPKTVDSLMRLDLPAGVDIEIKL
- the rplC gene encoding 50S ribosomal protein L3; this translates as MAKQIKGILGEKLGMTQVWDENNRVVPVTVVKASPNVVTQVRTNDSDGYESVQIAFGEIDPRKVNKPLKGHFAKADVTPRRHLVEIRTADASEYTLGQEITAEVFEAGVKVDVTGKSKGKGFAGVMKRHNFKGLGAGHGTQRKHRSPGSIGGCATPGRVFKGLRMAGRMGNERVTTQNLTVHAVDAEKGLLLIKGAVPGPNGGLVLVRTAAKGA
- the rplD gene encoding 50S ribosomal protein L4, yielding MSTVDILSPAGEKTGSVELPAEIFGVEKISIPLIHQVVVAQNAAARQGTHKTKRRGEVRGGGKKPYRQKGTGRARQGSTRAPQFAGGGVVHGPQPRDYSQRTPKKMKAAALRHALTDRARHNRIHVVTGVIEGETASTKAARTLFGKISERKNLLLVVDRADEAAWLSARNLPQVHILEPGQLNTYDVIVSDDVVFTQAALESFVAGPKANDTEGSDA
- the rplW gene encoding 50S ribosomal protein L23, which encodes MATRHPSIASKAAKVAKAARVAKAKRHATEGKNTVVTAPSKAYTDPRDVLLKPVVSEKSYALLDENKYTFIVDPNANKTQIKQAVQAVFSVKVTGVNTINRQGKRKRTKTGFGQRASTKRAIVTLAEGDRIDIFGGPTA
- the rplB gene encoding 50S ribosomal protein L2; translated protein: MGIRKYKPTTPGRRGSSVADFVEVTRSTPEKSLVRPLHSKGGRNNSGRVTVRHQGGGHKRAYRVIDFRRHDKDGVPAKVAHIEYDPNRTARIALLHYADGEKRYILAPRNLQQGDRVENGPGADIKPGNNLALRNIPVGTTIHAIELRPGGGAKFARSAGASVQLLAKEGSMAHLRMPSGEIRLVDQRCRATVGEVGNAEQSNINWGKAGRKRWLGVRPTVRGVAMNPVDHPHGGGEGKTSGGRHPVSPWGQKEGRTRSPKKASSKYIVRRRKTNKKR
- the rpsS gene encoding 30S ribosomal protein S19 — translated: MPRSLKKGPFVDGHLVKKVDAQNEAGSKNVIKTWSRRSMIVPSMLGHTIAVHNGKTHIPVFVTESMVGHKLGEFSPTRTFRGHVKDDRKSKRR
- the rplV gene encoding 50S ribosomal protein L22, with product MEARAQARYIRVTPMKARRVVDLIRGMDATEAQAVLRFAPQAASVPVGKVLDSAIANAAHNYDHTDADSLVITEAYVDEGPTLKRFRPRAQGRAYRIRKRTSHITVVVSSKEGTR
- the rpsC gene encoding 30S ribosomal protein S3, which codes for MGQKVNPHGFRLGITTDFKSRWYADKSYKEYVGEDVAIRRMMTSGMERAGISKVEIERTRDRVRVDIHTARPGIVIGRRGAEADRIRGDLEKLTKKQVQLNILEVKNPEVDAQLVAQAVAEQLSSRVSFRRAMRKSMQSAMKAGAKGIKIQCGGRLGGAEMSRSEFYREGRVPLHTLRANVDYGFFEAKTTFGRIGVKVWIYKGDVKNIAEVRAENAAARAGNRPARGGGAGADRPARGGRGGERGGRGRKPQQAPAAEAPKAEAPAAAAPAESTGTEA
- the rplP gene encoding 50S ribosomal protein L16; this encodes MLIPRRVKHRKQHHPKRRGQAKGGTTVSFGEYGIQALTPAYVTNRQIEAARIAMTRHIKRGGKVWINIYPDRPLTKKPAETRMGSGKGSPEWWIANVHPGRVMFELSYPNEKIAREALTRAAHKLPMKCRIVKREAGEA
- the rpmC gene encoding 50S ribosomal protein L29 is translated as MSAGTKASELRELGDEELLNKLREAKEELFNLRFQAATGQLENHGRLKAVRKDIARIYTLMRERELGIETVESA
- the rpsQ gene encoding 30S ribosomal protein S17 codes for the protein MSENNVTEQTAEARGFRKTREGLVVSDKMDKTVVVAVEDRVKHALYGKVIRRTNKLKAHDEQNAAGVGDRVLLAETRPLSATKRWRIVEILEKAK
- the rplN gene encoding 50S ribosomal protein L14 encodes the protein MIQQESRLRVADNTGAKEILCIRVLGGSGRRYAGIGDVIVATVKDAIPGGNVKKGDVIKAVIVRTVKERRRPDGSYIRFDENAAVILKNDGDPRGTRIFGPVGRELREKKFMKIISLAPEVL
- the rplX gene encoding 50S ribosomal protein L24, which gives rise to MKIKKGDLVQVITGKDKGKQGKVIAAFPREDRVLVEGVNRVKKHTKAGPTAKGSQAGGIVTTEAPVHVSNVQLVVEKDGNKVVTRVGYRFDDEGNKIRVAKRTGEDI
- the rplE gene encoding 50S ribosomal protein L5 gives rise to the protein MATTTTPRLKTKYREEIAGKLREEFSYENVMQIPGLVKIVVNMGVGDAARDSKLMDGAVRDLTTITGQKPAVTKARKSIAQFKLREGQPIGAHVTLRGDRMWEFLDRTLSLALPRIRDFRGLSPKQFDGRGNYTFGLTEQVMFHEIDQDKIDRVRGMDITVVTTATNDAEGRALLRHLGFPFKEA